One genomic segment of Oncorhynchus nerka isolate Pitt River linkage group LG16, Oner_Uvic_2.0, whole genome shotgun sequence includes these proteins:
- the LOC115143874 gene encoding SUMO-conjugating enzyme UBC9-B-like yields MSGIALSRLAQERKAWRKDHPFGFVAVPTKNPDGTMNLMNWECAIPGKKGTPWEGGLFKLRMLFKDDYPSSPPKCKFEPPLFHPNVYPSGTVCLSILEEDKDWRPAITIKQILLGIQELLNEPNIQDPAQAEAYTIYCQNRVEYEKRVRAQAKKFSPS; encoded by the exons ATGTCTGGCATTGCATTGAGCCGGCTTGCTCAGGAGCGCAAAGCGTGGCGAAAAGACCACCCTTTC GGCTTTGTGGCTGTGCCGACAAAAAACCCAGATGGAACGATGAACTTGATGAACTGGGAATGTGCTATTCCTGGGAAGAAGGGG ACCCCATGGGAAGGAGGCTTGTTCAAACTGCGGATGCTGTTCAAGGATGACTATCCTTCCTCGCCCCCAAAGT GTAAATTTGAGCCTCCACTCTTCCATCCTAACGTATATCCGTCAGGCACAGTATGCCTATCCATTCTAGAGGAAGACAAGGACTGGCGACCAGCCATCACCATCAAGCAG ATCCTATTAGGAATACAGGAACTCTTAAATGAGCCCAATATCCAGGATCCAGCCCAAGCAGAGGCATACACAATTTACTG CCAAAACAGAGTAGAATATGAAAAAAGAGTTCGAGCACAGGCCAAAAAATTCTCCCCTTCATAA